A stretch of the Teredinibacter haidensis genome encodes the following:
- a CDS encoding thioredoxin family protein: MKNIKVLGSGCTKCVKTAELIREIATEENCDVNVSKETSPEVIMSYGVMSTPAVVIDGIVIHSGSVPTQSQIASWLK, from the coding sequence ATGAAGAACATTAAAGTTCTCGGCAGCGGGTGCACCAAGTGCGTAAAAACCGCCGAGCTAATTAGAGAAATTGCGACAGAAGAAAATTGCGACGTCAACGTATCCAAAGAAACAAGTCCTGAAGTCATCATGTCTTACGGCGTTATGAGTACTCCTGCCGTGGTAATTGATGGAATAGTAATTCATAGTGGTTCAGTGCCTACTCAATCTCAAATCGCCTCTTGGTTAAAATAG
- a CDS encoding ribonucleoside-diphosphate reductase subunit alpha translates to MQNDPIVTEDHLSHSTHTAIDNAPTHSEYRVIRRNGKLTVFDRSKIMVAVTKAFLAVEGSTAAASSRIHEKVDQITDQVIKALFRRLPEAGTVHIEDIQDQVELGLMRNGEQKVARAYVLYRDQHAQQRASKQTDDTSSSATISIVLNDGSRQPLNQTRLQNVIDEAVSGLEDIDAHKVMRITLNAVYDGMKEEDLYAALVMSARSLIDQEPNYSQVSARLLLDNCRREALSFVFDRKHEATQSEMSNLYGDYFKAYIKRAVDLELLDSELARFDLDKLSAALLPERDLQFTYLGLQTLYDRYFIHSNQQRLELPQAFFMRVAMGLAINEINREQRCIEFYTLLSSFDFMSSTPTLFNSGTLRPQLSSCYLTTVPDDLDGIYSSLKDNALLSKFAGGLGNDWTRVRGLGAHIKGTNGESQGVVPFLKVANDTAVAVNQGGKRKGAMCAYLETWHIDIEEFLELRKNTGDERRRTHDMNTANWVPDLFMKRVAEEGEWTLLSPEEAPDLHELYGQAFEDAYIQYEAKAGRGELRMYKTVKALDLWRKMLGMLFETGHPWITFKDPCNIRYTNQHVGTVHSSNLCTEITLHTNDNEIAVCNLGSVNLAAHIDENGLNREKLQRTINTAIRMLDNVVDYNYYSVPQARNSNLQHRPVGLGIMGFQDALYMLNLPYGALEAVEFADQSMEAVSYYAIQASSNLAKERGSYSSFQGSLWSQGVLPLDSNQRLIEQRGSYIQCDQSSTLDWGSLRKTIQEQGMRNSNCLAIAPTATISNVCGVTQSIEPTYQNMYVKSNLSGEFVVVNPYLVKTLKQHDLWDEVMVNDLKYYDGSLAHIDRIPEAIKLLYSSAFELDTRWLIEAAARRQKWIDQAQSLNLYMAEPSGKKLDQLYKLAWVRGLKTTYYLRSIGATHMEKSTTQVDNAFVENTEKSCSILDPDCEACQ, encoded by the coding sequence ATGCAAAACGACCCAATCGTCACTGAAGACCATCTCAGCCATTCCACCCACACCGCCATAGATAACGCACCCACGCACAGCGAATATCGCGTTATTCGCCGCAATGGCAAACTCACAGTATTTGACCGCAGTAAGATTATGGTGGCCGTCACCAAGGCTTTCCTCGCTGTCGAGGGAAGCACCGCGGCCGCATCTAGCCGAATACACGAAAAGGTCGACCAAATCACTGACCAAGTGATCAAAGCCTTGTTTCGTCGCCTTCCTGAAGCCGGAACGGTACATATTGAAGACATTCAGGACCAAGTTGAACTCGGGCTAATGCGCAATGGCGAACAAAAAGTCGCGCGTGCCTACGTGCTATACCGGGATCAGCACGCTCAGCAGCGGGCGTCGAAACAAACCGACGATACGTCGTCGTCAGCCACGATTAGCATTGTATTGAATGACGGCAGTCGACAACCATTGAATCAGACACGCCTGCAGAACGTAATTGATGAGGCTGTCAGCGGGCTAGAGGATATCGACGCGCACAAGGTGATGCGGATCACCTTGAATGCTGTTTACGATGGTATGAAAGAAGAGGATCTGTATGCGGCACTGGTTATGAGCGCTCGTAGCCTGATCGATCAGGAGCCAAATTACTCCCAGGTATCGGCACGCTTGCTGTTGGACAACTGTCGTCGCGAGGCTTTGAGTTTTGTCTTTGATCGGAAACATGAAGCGACTCAGTCAGAAATGTCGAATTTATATGGCGACTACTTTAAGGCTTACATTAAACGTGCAGTTGATCTTGAGTTACTCGACTCCGAGCTAGCACGTTTCGATCTAGACAAATTATCGGCAGCTTTATTGCCAGAGCGAGATTTACAATTCACCTATTTAGGCCTGCAAACACTTTACGACCGGTACTTTATTCATAGCAACCAACAGCGCTTGGAATTACCTCAGGCTTTTTTTATGCGCGTAGCCATGGGGCTTGCGATAAATGAAATCAATCGAGAGCAGCGCTGCATTGAATTTTATACGCTATTGTCGTCATTTGATTTTATGAGTTCGACACCCACGCTGTTTAATTCCGGTACGTTGCGACCACAATTGTCGTCCTGTTACCTGACCACAGTGCCGGATGATCTGGACGGTATATATTCATCGCTTAAGGATAACGCTCTGTTATCGAAATTTGCTGGCGGTTTAGGTAACGACTGGACACGTGTACGTGGCCTTGGTGCGCATATTAAAGGCACTAACGGGGAATCGCAGGGCGTTGTACCCTTTTTAAAAGTTGCCAATGATACTGCCGTTGCTGTTAACCAAGGTGGCAAGCGAAAAGGGGCAATGTGTGCCTACCTTGAAACCTGGCATATCGACATAGAAGAGTTTTTAGAGCTACGCAAAAATACCGGTGATGAGCGTCGTCGAACCCACGATATGAACACCGCGAATTGGGTGCCAGATTTATTTATGAAACGGGTAGCAGAAGAGGGTGAATGGACTTTACTTTCACCCGAAGAAGCACCCGATCTGCATGAACTCTATGGGCAGGCGTTTGAAGATGCTTATATCCAATACGAGGCCAAAGCAGGGCGCGGTGAACTGCGCATGTACAAAACGGTGAAGGCCTTAGACTTGTGGCGCAAGATGCTCGGTATGTTGTTTGAAACAGGACACCCCTGGATTACCTTCAAAGACCCGTGCAATATCCGCTATACCAATCAGCATGTGGGTACTGTGCACAGCTCGAATTTGTGTACCGAAATAACGTTGCATACCAATGACAATGAAATTGCGGTCTGTAATTTGGGGTCAGTCAATCTGGCTGCTCATATTGATGAAAACGGCTTAAATCGGGAAAAGCTACAACGCACAATCAACACCGCAATTCGGATGTTGGACAATGTAGTTGATTACAATTACTACAGCGTGCCGCAAGCGCGGAACTCCAACCTACAGCATCGCCCAGTAGGCTTGGGTATTATGGGCTTTCAGGATGCACTGTATATGCTTAATCTACCATACGGAGCGCTGGAAGCTGTAGAGTTTGCAGATCAATCCATGGAAGCGGTTAGCTATTACGCTATTCAGGCCTCGTCGAACCTAGCTAAAGAGCGCGGCAGTTATTCAAGTTTTCAAGGGTCTTTATGGAGCCAGGGTGTTCTACCATTAGATTCCAATCAACGCCTTATCGAGCAGCGCGGCAGCTATATTCAATGTGACCAAAGCAGCACTCTGGACTGGGGAAGCCTACGCAAGACAATACAAGAGCAGGGGATGCGCAACAGTAATTGTTTAGCTATTGCCCCCACGGCTACTATTTCTAATGTTTGCGGCGTTACCCAGTCAATCGAACCCACATACCAAAATATGTATGTGAAATCTAACTTGTCCGGCGAATTTGTTGTGGTAAACCCATACCTGGTAAAAACCTTAAAGCAACATGATTTGTGGGACGAGGTCATGGTAAATGATCTGAAATACTACGATGGATCATTGGCACATATCGACCGTATACCCGAAGCGATTAAATTGCTTTATTCATCGGCATTTGAACTTGATACGCGCTGGCTTATTGAAGCTGCAGCACGCAGACAAAAATGGATAGATCAGGCGCAGAGTCTAAATTTGTACATGGCAGAACCCTCCGGTAAAAAGTTAGATCAGCTATACAAACTTGCTTGGGTGCGTGGATTAAAAACGACCTACTACCTGCGTTCCATTGGCGCCACACATATGGAAAAATCTACCACGCAAGTCGATAATGCTTTCGTCGAAAACACGGAAAAATCTTGTTCGATTCTGGATCCAGATTGCGAAGCCTGCCAATAG
- a CDS encoding porin family protein: MLKIKNVCGIVALSLISSYAFSGSDSGLYVGGSLGMTSSTVTYSNYDGEFDDDDTGYKIFAGYNLGLVPFIDLAIEGSYVDFGKSGGELLSQEFGTEKFSTERTAWDLFGLAGFTTGPVAFFGKVGVVSWDTEVSIQDVEDTLKDDGSDLAYGVGAKFQLMSFSVRAEYEYFDFEHIDTDMISVGAAFTF; encoded by the coding sequence ATGTTAAAAATTAAAAATGTATGCGGTATTGTCGCTTTATCACTTATATCGTCGTACGCGTTTTCCGGATCTGATAGTGGCTTATATGTTGGCGGATCGCTTGGTATGACCAGCAGCACCGTCACTTATTCCAATTATGATGGGGAGTTTGACGACGACGATACGGGCTACAAGATATTTGCTGGTTATAACCTGGGATTGGTGCCCTTTATTGATCTTGCAATTGAAGGCTCTTACGTTGATTTTGGAAAATCCGGCGGGGAATTACTGTCGCAAGAATTCGGTACGGAAAAGTTCAGTACGGAAAGAACGGCCTGGGATCTGTTTGGCTTGGCGGGGTTTACAACTGGCCCCGTCGCGTTCTTTGGTAAAGTAGGAGTGGTCTCCTGGGATACAGAAGTTAGCATTCAGGATGTTGAAGATACCCTCAAAGATGATGGTAGTGACCTTGCTTACGGCGTAGGCGCTAAATTTCAATTAATGTCATTCTCTGTACGCGCAGAATATGAATACTTCGATTTTGAACACATTGATACCGATATGATTTCGGTCGGCGCTGCTTTTACCTTTTAA
- a CDS encoding ribonucleotide-diphosphate reductase subunit beta, with amino-acid sequence MLNWDNPLDTFTNEKTVTSITNEHALDSIEQVGESEIPQHSTSSLDTMKPVAAEDKRVINGLTDINQLAPFKYPWAWNFFLNANKNHWTPLDINMSKDVHDYHHRLTQEEKHVYENVLSYLTTSDILAMRNVGLAVMEKMTAPELQIYQARQVYEEALHTWTYQHCIETIGLDQGEIYNRYRVVPAINNKIQMANTKINSVLRPDIDLNDKDELENFVMSYMFFAGVFEGCWFYNGFSPIFSLQRRGLMSGTSEQLQYIMRDEVMHSAFGIRTVKQIIFENDMKLDPKAIKDMWLEAEACETEYAHYILRDPILGYSAEEHIEQFRFIANRRAKQLNHAEPFPGAGNTLTWLDEQANLRKEKNFFETRVTEYQAGGALKWD; translated from the coding sequence ATGTTAAATTGGGATAACCCATTAGACACGTTTACAAATGAAAAAACTGTAACGTCAATTACAAACGAACACGCTCTGGACTCTATTGAACAAGTAGGGGAATCTGAAATACCACAGCATTCCACCTCTTCGTTAGACACTATGAAACCAGTCGCCGCTGAAGATAAACGAGTGATCAATGGTTTAACGGACATTAATCAGTTAGCACCTTTTAAGTATCCGTGGGCATGGAATTTTTTCCTCAATGCCAATAAAAACCACTGGACGCCGTTAGATATCAATATGTCTAAGGACGTACATGACTATCATCATCGGCTAACACAAGAAGAAAAACATGTTTATGAGAATGTTCTCTCCTATCTAACCACGTCAGACATCTTGGCGATGCGTAACGTGGGCTTAGCGGTAATGGAGAAAATGACCGCGCCAGAATTGCAGATTTACCAGGCTCGTCAGGTCTATGAAGAGGCGCTTCATACTTGGACCTACCAACACTGCATCGAAACAATTGGCTTGGATCAGGGAGAGATTTATAACCGCTACCGTGTTGTTCCAGCCATTAACAATAAGATACAAATGGCGAACACTAAAATTAACTCCGTGTTAAGGCCCGATATAGACTTAAACGATAAGGATGAATTGGAAAATTTCGTTATGTCTTATATGTTCTTTGCTGGCGTATTCGAGGGTTGCTGGTTTTATAATGGTTTCAGTCCAATATTTTCCTTGCAGCGTCGCGGGCTCATGTCTGGCACTTCGGAGCAGTTGCAGTACATTATGCGAGATGAGGTTATGCACAGTGCTTTTGGTATTCGCACAGTAAAACAAATTATTTTTGAAAATGATATGAAGCTGGATCCTAAAGCGATCAAGGATATGTGGCTGGAAGCGGAAGCTTGTGAAACAGAATATGCACACTACATTCTTCGCGACCCAATATTAGGATATAGCGCCGAAGAACATATAGAACAGTTCCGTTTTATTGCCAATCGTCGCGCGAAGCAGCTGAATCATGCAGAGCCCTTTCCAGGTGCAGGTAACACCTTAACCTGGCTGGATGAGCAGGCCAATTTACGCAAAGAAAAGAACTTTTTTGAAACGCGTGTTACAGAGTATCAGGCTGGCGGCGCATTGAAGTGGGATTAG
- a CDS encoding ExeM/NucH family extracellular endonuclease gives MKKLAIAISLATMPLVSSADLLITAIYDGPLTGGVPKGVELYALDNIADLSSYGLGGANNGGGTDGEEFTFPAVSVAKGAYIYVSSEEDGFTDFFGFFPHYTSNAMSINGDDAVELFKDGQVWDLFGDQNTDGTGAEWEYLDGWAYRNNTSLPSAEFELSQWQFSGNNALDGESYNDTASSSIPMGSFSPDSGSSSSGNTDWSNLIINEFDVDTEGTDTQEFIELYDGGRGNTDLTGLTLVLYNGSDDASYNAIDLDGYSTDNHGYFIVGNPDVINIDIVIGTSNSIQNGADAIALVEGNADDFPNDTPVAELSMTLDAIVYGTNDEEDTALLILINSGEAQIDENAGSGSTIDSNQRCENGMGGAHNTSAFIQAPPTPGEENRCIESRVTTLISSIQGTPETQGSNSYGETDVSPLIGQTVTVEAIVVGDFQNNDADESRNLGGFFLQEQTIDQDESPTSSEGIFVFDTEFGVDVELGDMVRVSGTVGQYYGETQLSNITGVDIIGMNMLSEVSPASVSLTTNTATTLNQNGKYQPDLEAYEGMLVRLSDTVKITEQYQLDRFNEVRVAAGERPTQFTQLHSPDAALYDSWLQEQGARTLIYDDGLNQQNVSINDLDGFAPYSELTAKRMGDTAANLSGILDYKWAGSSTSGASWRLRSHTNGINVFTSTYLDNSDNTRPISAPNVEGNLKITSFNVLNLFKTIDEDSVITAAGHDPRGADSTDEFDRQLQKTVNAIIQLNADVLGLVEVENEFDNVNDGSTAIEALVNAINSQVGKTTYDYVYPGKTFVGGDAIAVGFIYKPSVVALATNSEAAILDDTVAATLPIFNGRDFESNPLFNGPGTNRSSLAVSFTHLESNDTFTIVANHFKSKGSSDLEDTASDNYDQGNGAGFWNQRRLEAAQAVTAWVDTYPTGISDDDIIILGDLNAYAQEEPVQYLLSQGFNNVENENTYSYVFDGQTGTLDYILLSDSLFDKFNEASVWHINADEADALDYNLDYGRDASYFLAETSTRNSDHDPVLVGLSLELKVSTAMELFQWFKAKVKNGDIEGSARYRWHKWNQIRMMENILYAATINRGTDGKSKRDHRFKSHAARRSCSLLSMANKFSDGKLRPRDLVQGTSVDVFNHKIAFVMAEQHCAQPNTH, from the coding sequence ATGAAAAAACTAGCTATCGCTATATCACTAGCGACGATGCCGTTGGTGTCCAGTGCCGATCTTCTTATAACTGCGATATACGACGGGCCACTTACTGGTGGCGTACCAAAGGGTGTCGAATTATACGCACTAGACAATATTGCAGATTTAAGCTCTTACGGTTTGGGTGGTGCGAATAACGGTGGAGGGACTGATGGAGAAGAGTTTACGTTCCCCGCAGTTTCTGTTGCTAAGGGTGCCTATATTTATGTCTCAAGTGAAGAAGATGGATTCACTGATTTTTTTGGATTTTTCCCCCACTACACCTCAAACGCAATGAGCATAAATGGTGACGACGCTGTTGAACTTTTTAAAGATGGTCAGGTTTGGGATCTTTTTGGCGACCAGAACACCGACGGAACGGGTGCCGAGTGGGAATATCTCGATGGCTGGGCCTATCGGAATAACACTTCACTTCCCTCTGCGGAATTTGAACTTTCGCAATGGCAATTCAGCGGCAACAATGCCTTGGATGGCGAAAGCTATAACGATACGGCAAGTTCCAGTATTCCTATGGGCTCATTTTCGCCCGATAGTGGATCTTCGAGCAGCGGGAATACCGATTGGAGCAATCTAATTATTAACGAATTTGATGTAGATACAGAAGGTACAGACACGCAGGAATTTATTGAACTCTATGATGGTGGCAGAGGTAACACAGATCTGACTGGCCTAACACTCGTTCTGTACAATGGCAGCGATGATGCAAGTTATAACGCAATAGATTTGGATGGATATTCAACCGATAATCACGGCTATTTTATTGTCGGAAATCCGGATGTAATAAATATCGATATAGTCATCGGAACCAGCAACAGTATTCAAAATGGTGCAGATGCAATTGCTTTGGTTGAAGGCAATGCCGATGATTTCCCTAACGATACACCCGTTGCTGAACTCAGCATGACTTTGGATGCGATTGTTTACGGAACGAACGACGAGGAAGACACTGCACTGTTGATTTTAATTAACAGTGGTGAAGCTCAAATTGATGAAAATGCGGGTAGTGGTAGCACCATTGACTCTAATCAACGATGTGAAAATGGCATGGGCGGCGCGCATAACACCAGTGCTTTTATTCAGGCGCCCCCGACACCCGGCGAAGAAAACCGTTGTATCGAATCACGTGTAACCACGTTAATTTCCAGCATTCAAGGCACGCCCGAAACGCAGGGAAGCAATAGTTACGGAGAAACCGATGTAAGCCCTCTTATTGGTCAGACCGTTACGGTTGAGGCAATTGTTGTTGGGGATTTTCAAAACAACGACGCCGATGAATCGCGAAATTTGGGCGGATTTTTTCTTCAGGAACAAACCATTGATCAAGATGAAAGCCCAACCTCATCTGAAGGGATTTTTGTCTTTGACACTGAGTTTGGAGTAGATGTTGAACTCGGTGATATGGTGCGTGTGAGTGGAACCGTTGGCCAATACTACGGCGAAACACAACTGAGCAATATCACAGGTGTCGATATTATTGGCATGAATATGTTGAGCGAAGTTAGCCCTGCATCGGTGTCGCTGACCACCAACACTGCGACAACGTTAAACCAGAATGGAAAATACCAGCCCGACTTGGAAGCCTATGAGGGAATGCTGGTTAGGCTTTCGGATACAGTTAAGATTACAGAGCAATACCAGCTGGATCGTTTCAATGAGGTTCGAGTTGCCGCAGGTGAGCGTCCAACGCAGTTTACACAGTTGCATTCACCCGATGCCGCCCTTTACGATTCGTGGTTGCAGGAACAGGGGGCTCGAACACTGATTTATGATGATGGCTTAAATCAGCAAAACGTGAGCATCAATGATCTTGATGGTTTTGCCCCCTACTCTGAGTTAACCGCTAAACGTATGGGCGATACCGCGGCGAATCTGAGCGGCATTCTTGATTATAAATGGGCAGGCAGTAGCACCTCTGGTGCCTCCTGGAGATTAAGATCACATACAAACGGTATTAATGTATTTACTTCCACGTATCTCGATAACTCGGATAATACCAGACCCATTTCCGCACCCAACGTTGAGGGGAATTTAAAGATAACGTCATTTAATGTGTTAAACCTGTTTAAGACAATAGACGAAGATAGCGTAATAACCGCTGCTGGTCACGATCCGCGTGGAGCAGATTCTACCGACGAGTTTGATCGTCAATTACAAAAAACTGTCAATGCAATTATTCAGCTCAATGCAGATGTTTTGGGGCTGGTTGAAGTGGAAAATGAATTTGATAACGTAAACGATGGCTCAACCGCTATTGAGGCCTTAGTCAATGCTATTAACTCACAAGTAGGTAAAACCACCTATGACTACGTTTACCCTGGTAAAACATTTGTTGGTGGTGATGCGATTGCAGTCGGCTTTATATATAAGCCCTCTGTGGTTGCACTGGCCACAAACTCAGAGGCTGCGATCCTAGATGATACCGTTGCTGCTACACTACCAATATTCAATGGCCGCGATTTCGAATCTAACCCACTGTTTAACGGCCCTGGTACAAACCGCTCGTCGCTTGCGGTAAGTTTTACGCACTTGGAAAGCAATGATACATTCACTATTGTTGCAAACCATTTTAAATCTAAAGGTTCATCCGACCTTGAAGACACGGCGAGTGATAACTACGACCAGGGCAACGGTGCCGGATTCTGGAACCAACGTCGGCTGGAAGCTGCTCAGGCTGTAACGGCTTGGGTCGATACCTATCCCACTGGAATTTCCGATGACGACATTATCATTCTTGGAGATCTCAATGCGTATGCTCAGGAAGAGCCGGTGCAATATCTATTAAGCCAGGGTTTCAATAATGTGGAGAATGAAAACACCTACTCCTATGTGTTCGATGGTCAGACCGGCACGCTCGATTACATCCTGTTAAGCGATAGCCTTTTTGATAAATTCAACGAGGCAAGTGTTTGGCATATTAACGCCGACGAGGCCGATGCCCTGGATTACAATCTGGATTATGGGCGTGATGCCAGTTACTTTTTAGCTGAAACTTCGACTCGAAATTCCGATCACGATCCTGTTTTGGTTGGGCTTTCGCTGGAGCTTAAGGTCAGCACGGCTATGGAGTTATTCCAATGGTTTAAGGCCAAGGTTAAAAATGGTGATATTGAAGGAAGTGCTCGATATCGATGGCATAAATGGAATCAAATCCGAATGATGGAGAACATTCTATATGCTGCCACGATTAACCGTGGTACCGATGGAAAATCTAAGCGCGATCACCGTTTTAAGAGCCACGCTGCTCGCAGAAGCTGTAGTCTGCTGTCAATGGCCAACAAATTTTCCGATGGAAAGTTACGACCAAGGGATTTGGTTCAAGGGACGTCTGTTGACGTATTCAACCATAAAATAGCGTTTGTTATGGCTGAACAACATTGCGCACAGCCTAACACTCACTAG